TGAGACGGGCCGCCTCCGCGGTCACATCCACAGACAGAGGTCGATGCCGTGAGGACATGCTCCGCCCTCTCGTGCGCCACCATTCTGGCGTTCGTGCTCTCCATCCTTCTGCCGCTCATGCCGGCGCGCGGCGCCGCCGCGATCCGCCCCGTTGAGGTCCATCTGGGCGACCGGGCGCTTGCGCTGTCGCCTCCGCCGGTGAGCGACGGCACCGAGGTGTACGTGCCACTGTCGTTCCTGGCGGCGCTCAAGGCAAGCTACCGCCTCACCCCGCACGAGGACGCGGCGCTCGTCACCCGCGAGCGGCGCACCACGGAGATCGCCCTGGCGCGGCCGGGCCGGCAGGCGATGCTGCCCCTGAGCGCGGTCGCGCGCGCCCTCGGGCTCTCCTGGCTCGTCGTCGAGGGCTCCTGCGCCGTGTGGCCATCCGGCGAGCGGCCGCCCCTGGCCGTCCGCGAACGGCAGGCCACCGCGAGGTTCGGGCCGAGCACACGCGCGGGGCCAGCGGACGCCGCCGCGACTCGGCGGCAGGGTGAGCACCCTGCGCAGCCGCCTGCCAGGGCACTGACGACCAAGGGCGCGCCAGACGAGGAGCCCGCGTCGCGCCGCTCGGAACCTCCAGCGGAGCCGGAACCGGCGAAGGGGAAGGGCTCCGCGCCGAACGAACCGCCCGCCGCGCCCGTGCAGACGCCGGGCAGCCCGGATGGCGGCGCGCCCGCGCAGCCATCTTCGCCTCCGGACGCCGCCGCCGCGGCTCCGCGGCCCGCGCCCCGGCCCGGCGACGCCCGCATCACCGACATCCGCTTCGAGCCCATCGACGATGGTCGCGTCCGGATCCGCGTGGTCACCGACCGTAAGGCACGCGCCACGGCGACGCTGCTCTCGGACCCCTCGCGCCTCGCGGTGGACATTGCCAACGCCAGTACTGCCACGCTCGATCGCGACGAATGGACCGTGGACCACCCGCTCCTGCGCGCGTTCCGCGTGTTGGCCGGAGGCAAGCCCGGGGTCACCCGCCTCGTCGTCGACCTGGCCCGGCTCGTCGGCTACCGCGTTCAGCAGACCGCGAGCGACGGACTGGCCATCTACCTGAGCCTGCCGCGCAACCAGGTGCGGTCCATCAACGACCTCACCGTCGTGATCGATCCGGGCCACGGGGGCCGCTCCACCGGATGCAGCGCCGTCGTCAGCGGCAAGCGCGTCTATGAGAAATCGGTCACGTTCGCGTTCGGGAAGCGCGTGCACGCCCTGCTGGCGGGACTGGGCGCCAACGTCATCCTGACGCGGACCGACGATAGCGACGTCGGCCTGGCCGAGCGGCCAGCGACGGCCACCGAGAACAATGCCCACCTCTTCGTCAGCATCCACATCGACGATTGCCGTGTCGCCAACAGCGCCTCCGGCACCACCGCCTATTACCACATGGGCGACGCGAGCAGCCGCGCGCTCGCCCAGTCCCTCGTGACGCGGATCGCCCGGGTCAGCGGCCTGCCGAGCCGCGGCGCCCAGTCCGATAGCGTCCTCTACGCGAGCGGACTGGCGGTCCTGCGGCACAGCACCACCCCGGCCGCTCTCGTGGAGGTCGGGTATATTAACAACGCGAGGGATCGCCAGAAGCTGCTCAGCCCCGAGTTCCAGGACGTGGTGGCCCAGGCCATCGTCGATGGCATCCTGGCCTACGTCGAGGCCGAGTTGCCGGAGGGCTCCCCGCCAATCGCAGCGGAGGAGTAGTGGATGCGGCGGGCGCTCGTGGCGTTGGTCGTGTGTGTGGCCGCGGCCGGCGCGGGCATGGTCTCGTGCGGACGGCGTGAGGCTCCAGCGCGCGGAGGGCAAGTGGAGGTCACGCGCCCGGCAGCCGAGGGCAACGATGTGGGCCTCCGCAAGGAGCAGGTGCCGCTCGCACCTGGCCAGGACCGCCTCCAGGGCGCCCTCCAGAAGCTGATCGAAACGGCCCGGGGCGGTCACACGAGCGCCATCCCTCCGGGAACCCGGCTGCTTGGCGTCGACCGCGACGGGAGCCGGGTCACGATCCGCCTTAGCGATGAGTTCCGCCAACTCGACTCGTTCGGCGATACCGGCGAGTCGCTCGCCCAGAACGCGCTCCGCGCCGCCATCGCACAGGTGCCCGGGGTCGAAACGATGACGGTGATCGTGGGCGGCAAGCCCTACGAGGGTGAGCACAGCGGCGAGTGGGCCGACGTGCCCGTGCGCGACGAGGGCGCGCGCGCGGACGGCGCCCGGTGACGGGTACCCGGCGGCCGCTCGGCATCTTCGACAGCGGCGTGGGCGGGCTCACCGTTGCCCGCGCCATCCTGGCGCGTCATCCCGACGAGCCCGTGGTCTACGTTGCCGACCAGGCGCACGTGCCATACGGTGGCCGGCCCCTCGATGAGGTGCGCGGGTACGCCTGCGGGATCTCGCGGTTCCTCGCCGCTCAGGGCTGCCGCGCCGTCGTGATGGCCTGCAACATCTCCTCCGCCACGGCCCTGGAGCCGGTTCGCGCCGCGCTCCACCCGCTCCCCATCCTTGGCATGATCGCGCCGGCCGCCCGGGAGGCCGTCCGGCGCGCGGCGCGCACGCCCTCTGGCGAGGGCCCCCGCGCCGTCGGGATCCTGGCGACGGACGGCACGGTGCGCAGCGGCGCCTACTCCGCGGCGATCCGCGCGCTCGACGCCCGGCTGCCGGTCACGGAGTCGGCATGCCCCGATTTCGTGCCGCTGATCGAGGATGGGCGGCTCGACGGCCTCGAGGTGGAGCGCGCGGCCCGGACGTACCTGGCCCCGCTCGCCGCGGCCGGCTGCCGTGTGATCGTGCTTGGCTGCACGCACTACCCCTTCGTCCTGCCGGCACTCCGAGGTATCGCCTCGGGCCTGTTCAGCGGGCCGGTCACGTTCGTCGACCCGGCGGAGTGCGTTGCCGCCGAGCTCGCGAGCCGGGTCGACGGCCTGGACCGAGCACCCGTGCCGACGCCCGCCGTCCTCTTCACGACGGGCCCGCCCGCCGCTCTGGCCCGCCAGCTTCGCCAGTTCCTGCCCTCGCACACCGGCGAGGTGCGGGCCGCCGCCTGGTCGTCTACCGGTACGCTCCATGCCACGCCGGAGCCAGTCGGCGCTGCCTCCAGCCTGGCCGCGGGCTGAGCCACCG
This region of Chthonomonadales bacterium genomic DNA includes:
- a CDS encoding GerMN domain-containing protein — protein: MRRALVALVVCVAAAGAGMVSCGRREAPARGGQVEVTRPAAEGNDVGLRKEQVPLAPGQDRLQGALQKLIETARGGHTSAIPPGTRLLGVDRDGSRVTIRLSDEFRQLDSFGDTGESLAQNALRAAIAQVPGVETMTVIVGGKPYEGEHSGEWADVPVRDEGARADGAR
- a CDS encoding N-acetylmuramoyl-L-alanine amidase, translated to MRTCSALSCATILAFVLSILLPLMPARGAAAIRPVEVHLGDRALALSPPPVSDGTEVYVPLSFLAALKASYRLTPHEDAALVTRERRTTEIALARPGRQAMLPLSAVARALGLSWLVVEGSCAVWPSGERPPLAVRERQATARFGPSTRAGPADAAATRRQGEHPAQPPARALTTKGAPDEEPASRRSEPPAEPEPAKGKGSAPNEPPAAPVQTPGSPDGGAPAQPSSPPDAAAAAPRPAPRPGDARITDIRFEPIDDGRVRIRVVTDRKARATATLLSDPSRLAVDIANASTATLDRDEWTVDHPLLRAFRVLAGGKPGVTRLVVDLARLVGYRVQQTASDGLAIYLSLPRNQVRSINDLTVVIDPGHGGRSTGCSAVVSGKRVYEKSVTFAFGKRVHALLAGLGANVILTRTDDSDVGLAERPATATENNAHLFVSIHIDDCRVANSASGTTAYYHMGDASSRALAQSLVTRIARVSGLPSRGAQSDSVLYASGLAVLRHSTTPAALVEVGYINNARDRQKLLSPEFQDVVAQAIVDGILAYVEAELPEGSPPIAAEE
- the murI gene encoding glutamate racemase, yielding MTGTRRPLGIFDSGVGGLTVARAILARHPDEPVVYVADQAHVPYGGRPLDEVRGYACGISRFLAAQGCRAVVMACNISSATALEPVRAALHPLPILGMIAPAAREAVRRAARTPSGEGPRAVGILATDGTVRSGAYSAAIRALDARLPVTESACPDFVPLIEDGRLDGLEVERAARTYLAPLAAAGCRVIVLGCTHYPFVLPALRGIASGLFSGPVTFVDPAECVAAELASRVDGLDRAPVPTPAVLFTTGPPAALARQLRQFLPSHTGEVRAAAWSSTGTLHATPEPVGAASSLAAG